The DNA segment CACTCTCGGTTGGGATGCCCACAAGGATGTTTTGCAAAATCATACCGAGTATTGCGCGCGAACGGACAAGCCGGTCGCCGGTCTGCTTCAAGATCTGAAACTGCGCGGCCTGCTTGAAGACACCTTGGTTATTTGGGGTGGAGAGTTTGGGCGTATGCCCATGAGCGAGCAGGGCACCGGTCGCGACCATAATCCATGGGGCTACTCGGTGGTGTTTGCCGGTGGTGGTGTGAAAGGTGGAATGACTTATGGATCAACGGACCCGATCGGCTTACGAGCCGAGGAAAATAAAATCCATGTGCATGACTTGCACGCTACAATACTACATCTTCTTGGTCTCGATCATGAACAATTAACCTACCTGCATAATGGTAGAGAAGATCGATTAACCGATGTAGCAGGTAAGGTGATCACGGACATCTTAAGTTGATTTTATGCTAACCATTCCCACAGGAAAGTCTGATCAGACTGGGTTTCGTTTTTTTGTCGTTTGCCTGTCTTTGAAAGTCGTAACTTCGGCTTTATTGGGAACTGATCCAGCCGTACTTATCGAGCCGGACATTAGTGAGAAAGATTTAAGTCATTGGGCGTTTCAGCCGATTAAAGCCCTTTTGCCGCCCAAGGTTAAAAACGAAACGCAGGTTCAAAATTCTATCGATCGTTTTATTTTGGCACGCTTGGAGGAAAAAGACCTCGGACTGATGCCTGCCGCCGACAAACGTACTCTGATCCGACGTGTTTCTTTTGATCTGCGAGGATTGCCACCAACGCGTGAGGAAGTTAATGCGTTTGTTGCCGATGCCTCGCCAAGGGCTTATAAAGACCTGGTTGATCAATACCTCGCTTCCCCTGCCTACGGCGAGCGCTGGGCTCAACACTGGTTGGACACTGCGCGGTTCGGAGAGAGTGATGGCTTTGAGCACGATGAGGTTCGTAAGGAAGCGTGGCGTTACCGTGATTGGGTTATCAATGCGCTGAACGAAGACATGCCCTACGACCAATTTATCACAGAGCAAATTGCTGGTGATGAATTGTACCCAGGAAAAGAAGACGCTGGAATTGCAACTGGATTTCTGGTTGCCGGACCGGATATGCCTGATATCAATTTAATGGAAGAAAGGCGTCACACGGTTCTTAATGAAATGACGTCCACTGCAGGTGCGGTACTCATGGGAATGACCATGGGGTGTGCACAATGTCACGACCATAAATTCGACCCGATTAGCCAGGCGGACTTTTACCGGATGCGGGCCGTATTTTCGGACCTGACTATTCCCGAGAAATCGAAGCAGCTGAATCACGTATTTTCGCCCCTGGATTCTGGCGCTCCACCAAGTCACCTGATGCTTCGTGGCGATTTTCGGTTTAAGGGGCCTGAAGTTTCGCCGGCATTTCTTAGGATTGCCAATCCTAAGAAAATGGTCGTGCCAGCTGCGACCGAAAAAGCGAATGTGCTTAGTCGTAGGCTGGCGTTCGCGGATTGGCTTACGGATACGGATCATCCCCTCACGCGTCGTGTGATCGTCAATAGATTGTGGCAGCATTACTTTAACGAACCAATTGTCGGAACTCCAAACGATTTTGGTCTCCAGGGGGATCGACCAACACATCCAGAGTTGTTAGATTGGTTGGCCATGGAATTGGTGAAACGCGATTGGAGTTTAAAAGAAATCCACAGGCTTATTCTGTTATCCGCTACCTATCAGCAGGTCAGCCGACCGGTTGATACGTCCTGGGAACGTGCTATTAAAGCCGATCCTGACAATCAGTTGCTATCTCGAATGAATCGTAAGCGCCTCGAAGGCGAAGCCATTCGAGATGCCATGTTGGCTGTGAGTAATAAACTGAATTCGAAAATGGGAGGGCCTGGAGTGCATCCGCCGCTTCCACATGAAGTGGCAAATACTTTACTCCAAAAACAATGGGAAGTCAGTGAAGATGAGAACGACCACTACCGTAGAAGTATCTATCTTTTTGTGCGTAGAAATCTACGTTTCCCCATGTTCGATGTTTTTGATAGACCCGATGCGAATGCAAGTTGTGGACGACGAAACACTTCGACTACTGCGCCTCAGTCTTTGACTCTTTTGAACTCTGAATTCTCCATTCAATCCGCTCGAAGATTGGCAGGGGTTATAGTTGAGAGTGGAAATATCGATACGCAGGAATGGGTTTCGCAATGTTACGAAAGATTATTTGCGCGTCCACCGACTGATGAAGAACGTGGGTCCAGTGTCGCGTTTATCGAAAATCAGGCTACATTATTGAAACAGGAAAACCGTGATCTTTCTGAGCTTGCGACACCATTCACATCCATTGGCGAAGTGGACCCTTATCGAGGAGCAGCCTTGACCGATTTCTGTTTGGCGATGTTCAATATTAATGAGATGATTTATCTCGATTGAAAATAGAGTAGAACAGTTATTTTTGAAGTAATTAAACGATGGTAACCAAGGTCAAACCTGCATGCTAAAAGCAGGAGCCAGTTTGTTTGCGAAATTCCTATCGTAGAATATTTTCTTTTGCTTGAAAGATTTGACAGTCTCCCATTCGGGTCGGACCCGCCGCTTTTTAAAAAATTCAAATAGGAATGATTCTGTACCCGTTATTCTGTTATAAAGACAAAATTATAGAGAACAGAATAATGGTTTTGGTTCTGACTCTGGGGATTGAGTAAACAGTATTCAACACCCTCTTTGATTGCTTGTTGTCACAGCTTTCTTCTTTTGCGGCTTCCATAGCTGAACTACTGACAAGTCGAGATATCCATTTTTTAAAATCGATTTGCCCAATCAAGTAAGATGTGTGTGAGGCTATGGCGTTAAGCCGTTCCAAAAAGATAGAGATCCCTTCGCTTGGTCACTTATTAGCGATGCAATACAGATACTCAGCTGTGCGGATGAACAATTGGTTTCCTGCTACGGCCGGGGTCGATAAGGTAAAGCTTCCATCGAGTTTGTTTTTGCCTAATTGCTTAAACTCGGTGCCGGCCTGAACGACGGCGGTCTCTCCGTCTTCATCGGTGAAAAAGATTTTTCCATCGGCCATAACAGGCGATGAGCTGACTCGGCCTAGCCCGGTGCTTTCCGGTCCCCAAATAACTTCTCCGGTTTTAGCATCGAGGCAGGTGATTTGGCCAAAGTCTTCCACCATATAAAAGTGCATGCCATCGCAAATCGGCGTCGGAACATCAGGAGAGCCAGCTGGTTTGTCATACATCCATACCAGATGACTTTCGGTGACATCACCCTTACCTTCAAAACGAAGAGCGAGCAGAGGCTTCTTTCTCGTTGGGGCATAGATCATGCCATCAAC comes from the Verrucomicrobiota bacterium genome and includes:
- a CDS encoding DUF1549 and DUF1553 domain-containing protein; this translates as MLTIPTGKSDQTGFRFFVVCLSLKVVTSALLGTDPAVLIEPDISEKDLSHWAFQPIKALLPPKVKNETQVQNSIDRFILARLEEKDLGLMPAADKRTLIRRVSFDLRGLPPTREEVNAFVADASPRAYKDLVDQYLASPAYGERWAQHWLDTARFGESDGFEHDEVRKEAWRYRDWVINALNEDMPYDQFITEQIAGDELYPGKEDAGIATGFLVAGPDMPDINLMEERRHTVLNEMTSTAGAVLMGMTMGCAQCHDHKFDPISQADFYRMRAVFSDLTIPEKSKQLNHVFSPLDSGAPPSHLMLRGDFRFKGPEVSPAFLRIANPKKMVVPAATEKANVLSRRLAFADWLTDTDHPLTRRVIVNRLWQHYFNEPIVGTPNDFGLQGDRPTHPELLDWLAMELVKRDWSLKEIHRLILLSATYQQVSRPVDTSWERAIKADPDNQLLSRMNRKRLEGEAIRDAMLAVSNKLNSKMGGPGVHPPLPHEVANTLLQKQWEVSEDENDHYRRSIYLFVRRNLRFPMFDVFDRPDANASCGRRNTSTTAPQSLTLLNSEFSIQSARRLAGVIVESGNIDTQEWVSQCYERLFARPPTDEERGSSVAFIENQATLLKQENRDLSELATPFTSIGEVDPYRGAALTDFCLAMFNINEMIYLD